One genomic segment of Desulforamulus reducens MI-1 includes these proteins:
- the glpK gene encoding glycerol kinase GlpK: protein MAKKYVLALDQGTTSCRAILFDRDSNIVGVAQKEFTQIYPKPGWVEHNAEEIWSTQYGVIAEVVAKTGIKPEEIASIGITNQRETTVVWNKNTGKPVYNAIVWQCRRTTEICDELKVKGLEETFKKKTGLVVDAYFSGTKVKWILDNVPGTREMAEKGELLFGTMDTWLIWKLTGGQVHVTDYSNASRTLMYNIRELCWDEELLGYLNVPMSLLPTVKASSEVYGYTQPDQFLGHSVPIAGVAGDQQAALFGQACYEPGMAKNTYGTGCFMLMNTGDEVYESKNGLLTTIAWGLDGKVTYALEGSIFIAGAAIQWLRDGLKILESAPDSEYFASKVDGTDGVYLVPAFAGLGAPYWDMRARGAIVGLTRGTTKEHIIRAALDSLAYQTKDVLGAMEADSNIKLQALKVDGGAVANNLLMQFQADILGVPVERPQVIETTALGAAYLAGLAVGFWESKEELAKRWKLDYQFESVMAEDQRNKLYNGWEKAVGRSMDWATEE, encoded by the coding sequence ATGGCGAAAAAGTATGTACTGGCCTTGGATCAAGGGACAACCAGTTGTCGGGCAATTTTATTTGACCGAGATAGCAACATTGTAGGTGTAGCCCAAAAGGAGTTCACACAAATTTACCCTAAGCCAGGTTGGGTGGAGCATAATGCCGAAGAAATCTGGAGTACCCAGTATGGCGTCATTGCCGAAGTCGTTGCCAAAACCGGTATCAAACCTGAGGAAATTGCCTCCATTGGTATTACTAACCAGCGTGAAACAACGGTGGTCTGGAATAAGAACACAGGCAAACCAGTTTATAATGCCATTGTTTGGCAATGCCGGCGTACAACTGAGATTTGTGATGAATTGAAGGTGAAAGGTCTAGAGGAAACCTTTAAAAAGAAGACAGGTCTGGTGGTGGATGCCTACTTCTCTGGCACCAAGGTGAAATGGATACTAGATAATGTGCCCGGTACCCGTGAAATGGCTGAAAAGGGCGAACTTCTTTTTGGAACCATGGATACCTGGCTTATCTGGAAACTTACCGGTGGTCAAGTTCACGTGACAGATTATTCTAATGCTTCCCGTACGTTGATGTACAATATTCGTGAACTGTGTTGGGATGAGGAATTACTGGGATATCTAAATGTGCCGATGAGCCTGTTGCCCACTGTCAAAGCTTCCAGTGAAGTATATGGCTATACTCAACCGGATCAATTCCTTGGTCACTCTGTGCCTATTGCTGGTGTAGCTGGGGATCAACAGGCAGCCCTTTTTGGACAGGCTTGCTATGAGCCAGGTATGGCCAAAAACACCTACGGTACTGGTTGCTTTATGTTGATGAACACAGGTGACGAAGTCTATGAATCCAAGAATGGTCTTTTAACAACTATTGCCTGGGGATTGGACGGTAAAGTAACCTATGCTTTGGAAGGTAGTATATTTATCGCAGGTGCTGCCATCCAGTGGTTAAGGGATGGTTTGAAGATATTAGAATCTGCTCCGGATTCTGAATATTTTGCCAGCAAGGTAGATGGTACTGATGGAGTTTACTTGGTGCCTGCCTTTGCCGGGCTAGGTGCACCTTACTGGGATATGCGGGCCAGGGGAGCCATCGTAGGGCTAACCAGGGGAACCACAAAGGAACATATCATTCGGGCGGCCCTAGATTCCTTGGCCTACCAAACGAAAGATGTATTAGGAGCAATGGAAGCAGATTCCAATATTAAGTTACAGGCGTTAAAAGTGGATGGCGGGGCTGTGGCAAACAACCTACTGATGCAATTCCAAGCAGATATTCTTGGTGTACCAGTAGAGAGACCCCAGGTAATTGAAACAACGGCTTTGGGCGCTGCATATCTGGCCGGACTGGCAGTCGGATTTTGGGAAAGCAAAGAAGAACTGGCCAAGAGATGGAAACTAGATTATCAATTTGAAAGTGTTATGGCAGAAGACCAGAGAAATAAGCTTTACAATGGCTGGGAAAAAGCAGTTGGTCGCTCCATGGATTGGGCTACTGAAGAATAA
- a CDS encoding zinc-ribbon domain containing protein: MYQDKTLTCKDCGADFAFTASEQEFYAEKGFTNEPGRCPECRAARKAANNRGNGGFNRRERQMFDTICSACGKETQVPFQPRGDKPVYCRDCFRPRNNW; encoded by the coding sequence ATGTATCAAGACAAAACTTTAACCTGTAAAGACTGTGGTGCTGATTTTGCTTTTACCGCATCTGAGCAAGAATTCTACGCAGAAAAGGGTTTCACCAACGAACCCGGTCGTTGCCCCGAGTGTCGTGCCGCTCGTAAAGCTGCCAACAACAGAGGTAACGGTGGTTTCAACCGTAGAGAGCGTCAAATGTTTGACACCATCTGCTCTGCTTGTGGAAAAGAAACTCAAGTTCCTTTCCAACCCCGTGGTGATAAGCCCGTATATTGCCGTGATTGCTTCAGACCCCGCAACAACTGGTAA
- the glpB gene encoding anaerobic glycerol-3-phosphate dehydrogenase subunit GlpB, producing the protein MMKKNTDVLIIGAGLSGLMAAAKAADSGKKVLLVAKGMGALGLSSGCIDLWGYSLDHPEEICQDPVQEIIKMVAAQKDHPYAKVWDVLEESLSFFQQICSQNGLAYEVAEKGNWLLPTALGTVRPTYLAPAGMAARELPRAKNILVMGFQGLKDFYPEVLTTNLKNNMNLPADCQLTTLMLDLGKIELSPNNLAYLLEKDEVLQRLVSQIKPHLAEEMVILMPPVLGERGHTKVLLNLVESLGVQVYEVTNIPPSLPGQRLQQALLHHLKKQSVEIILGCTVIGTTVLGEHCTEVLAEGSGKNLTIAAKSIILATGSFLGGGMEAQPGKVIETVFHLPIKVLDEKWSAKEFLSLEGHPFSKFGIEVNNHLQPVNSQGEVVIKNIRVIGANLAGANYPIEKCGNGVALATGYKAGKLVGEV; encoded by the coding sequence ATGATGAAAAAAAACACAGATGTACTAATTATTGGAGCAGGTCTCTCTGGTCTCATGGCTGCAGCCAAGGCTGCGGATAGCGGAAAAAAAGTGTTATTGGTGGCAAAGGGCATGGGAGCCTTGGGCCTTTCCTCGGGTTGTATCGATCTCTGGGGCTACAGCTTGGACCATCCAGAGGAAATTTGCCAAGACCCAGTTCAAGAAATCATCAAAATGGTTGCTGCCCAAAAGGATCATCCCTATGCAAAGGTATGGGACGTCCTAGAAGAAAGCCTAAGCTTTTTTCAGCAGATTTGTTCACAAAATGGGCTGGCCTATGAGGTTGCGGAGAAAGGCAATTGGCTGCTACCTACGGCATTAGGTACCGTTAGACCCACCTATCTGGCGCCTGCCGGTATGGCTGCAAGGGAGTTGCCCAGGGCTAAAAATATATTGGTTATGGGATTTCAAGGTCTAAAGGACTTTTATCCCGAGGTATTGACCACAAATTTAAAAAACAATATGAATCTGCCAGCAGATTGCCAATTGACTACCTTAATGTTGGATTTGGGTAAAATCGAACTGTCTCCCAATAATTTGGCTTACTTGCTGGAGAAGGACGAGGTTCTTCAGCGGTTAGTGTCTCAGATAAAGCCCCACTTGGCAGAGGAGATGGTCATTCTGATGCCGCCGGTACTAGGTGAGCGAGGGCACACAAAGGTGCTCCTAAACCTGGTGGAGAGTCTGGGTGTACAGGTTTATGAAGTGACCAATATCCCACCGTCGCTACCGGGTCAGAGACTGCAACAGGCTCTACTGCATCATCTAAAGAAACAAAGTGTAGAAATTATTTTAGGTTGCACAGTTATAGGTACAACCGTATTGGGAGAACATTGTACTGAAGTATTGGCAGAAGGTTCAGGAAAGAACCTGACAATAGCAGCAAAATCCATTATTTTAGCAACGGGTTCCTTTCTAGGGGGCGGCATGGAGGCTCAACCCGGAAAGGTAATAGAAACTGTCTTTCATCTACCGATTAAGGTCTTGGATGAAAAATGGTCCGCAAAGGAATTTTTATCCTTAGAAGGTCATCCCTTTAGTAAGTTTGGTATCGAGGTTAATAACCATTTGCAACCGGTGAATTCCCAGGGAGAAGTGGTAATAAAGAATATCAGGGTGATTGGTGCCAATCTAGCCGGTGCTAATTATCCCATAGAGAAATGCGGCAACGGAGTTGCCTTGGCCACGGGCTATAAGGCCGGTAAACTTGTGGGGGAGGTGTAG
- a CDS encoding GGDEF domain-containing protein: MMDIDYFKTFNDTLGHLAGDRLLKELANILTLAVRDEDMVARYGGDEFVVILKDTHVARSHDVAERIRVNIANHPFEGRECLPCGRVTVSMGVAVFPVHGQTVEEIIRSADNALYKAKKSSRNKIEFSQSSPLVS, encoded by the coding sequence ATGATGGATATTGATTATTTTAAAACCTTTAATGATACTTTAGGGCACCTGGCAGGAGACCGCTTATTAAAGGAATTAGCCAATATTCTTACCCTTGCAGTAAGGGATGAAGATATGGTTGCCCGGTATGGTGGGGACGAATTTGTTGTCATTCTCAAAGACACCCATGTTGCTAGAAGCCATGATGTGGCTGAGAGAATACGTGTCAATATAGCAAATCATCCCTTTGAGGGGAGGGAGTGCCTTCCCTGTGGCAGGGTTACTGTTTCTATGGGTGTGGCAGTATTCCCAGTGCATGGTCAAACTGTCGAAGAAATCATTCGATCTGCAGATAATGCACTTTATAAGGCAAAGAAATCTTCTAGGAATAAAATTGAGTTTTCTCAATCCTCACCTTTGGTCTCCTAG
- a CDS encoding glycerol-3-phosphate responsive antiterminator: MGFQEKVLFYNRIGAAIRRLEDLEEAIKHPKVKTIFLLGGDINVLPAVSNKINKEGKNLLVHIDLIEGIGKDWAGVRLLKRMGAAGIVTTKSNLVKSAHEEGISVIQRIFLVDSTSLKTGIRIAKNVQPSAVEILPATVPAYVVNEIKQALGIPILGGGLLKTAEDVKEAFAMGIDFISTSRRALWNL; encoded by the coding sequence ATGGGTTTTCAAGAAAAGGTATTGTTCTATAATAGAATTGGTGCCGCCATTCGACGACTGGAAGATTTAGAGGAGGCTATTAAACACCCGAAAGTAAAGACAATATTTCTTCTTGGTGGGGATATTAATGTTTTACCTGCAGTTTCTAATAAAATTAATAAAGAGGGTAAAAATCTCCTTGTACATATCGATCTTATAGAGGGAATTGGTAAAGACTGGGCAGGGGTAAGACTCCTCAAGCGAATGGGCGCTGCGGGTATTGTAACAACAAAATCCAATTTGGTGAAGTCGGCTCATGAAGAAGGGATCTCTGTGATTCAACGAATCTTTCTGGTGGATTCTACTTCATTAAAAACAGGTATACGGATTGCTAAAAACGTTCAGCCCAGTGCAGTTGAAATATTACCGGCCACTGTACCAGCCTATGTGGTTAACGAGATTAAACAAGCATTGGGGATACCTATTCTTGGGGGTGGCTTATTAAAAACGGCGGAGGATGTAAAAGAAGCCTTTGCAATGGGTATTGATTTTATCTCCACCAGTCGCAGGGCTCTGTGGAATTTATAG
- a CDS encoding ABC transporter substrate-binding protein translates to MKKYLLSLLIIVSLLGLSGCGSSQGVKEQEKAEKVNLGIIQIVEHPSLDAARQGFLDALKEGGYAEGQKLIADYQNAQGDQGNLQAIARKFVQDKKDVILAIATPSAMTMANETSEIPILMTAVTDPISAKLVKNLQQPGTNVTGTTDMNPVKDQLKLIKDIVPSAKRVGIIYNSSEINSAVQVEAADKVVPELDLELVKVSVSASNEVMQAAQSLVGKVDAYYLPTDNMVISSVAAVIKVAEENKIPIFTGESSSVEQGALATVGIDYYQLGYTTGEMALRILKGEKPQEMAVQGQVGTDIILNLKAAERIGLTIPKEVLAKANKTIK, encoded by the coding sequence ATGAAAAAATACTTATTATCCCTATTAATAATTGTATCCCTTCTCGGGTTAAGCGGTTGTGGAAGTTCTCAGGGAGTTAAAGAACAGGAAAAAGCTGAAAAAGTAAATCTTGGTATTATCCAAATTGTGGAGCACCCATCCTTAGATGCAGCACGACAGGGATTTTTGGATGCTCTAAAGGAAGGCGGCTATGCCGAGGGCCAAAAGCTCATTGCTGATTATCAAAATGCCCAGGGAGATCAGGGAAACCTGCAGGCCATTGCCCGCAAGTTTGTGCAGGATAAGAAAGATGTGATTCTTGCCATTGCTACCCCTTCGGCTATGACCATGGCCAATGAAACCAGTGAAATTCCCATTCTTATGACTGCCGTAACTGATCCTATCAGCGCGAAACTGGTGAAGAACTTACAACAGCCTGGCACCAATGTTACTGGGACCACGGATATGAACCCAGTTAAGGATCAGTTAAAGCTGATAAAAGATATTGTTCCCTCTGCTAAGAGAGTGGGCATTATCTATAACTCCAGCGAAATTAACTCCGCGGTACAAGTTGAAGCAGCGGACAAGGTGGTGCCGGAGCTTGATTTAGAACTGGTTAAAGTATCGGTCTCTGCCAGCAATGAAGTTATGCAAGCAGCTCAGTCACTAGTCGGTAAAGTGGATGCCTACTACCTGCCCACGGACAACATGGTTATTTCTTCGGTAGCTGCTGTTATCAAAGTAGCGGAAGAAAACAAAATTCCCATATTTACCGGAGAGAGCAGTTCTGTTGAACAGGGTGCGTTGGCCACAGTGGGGATTGACTACTACCAGTTGGGATATACCACCGGAGAAATGGCGTTACGTATATTAAAGGGTGAGAAACCCCAAGAAATGGCTGTTCAGGGCCAGGTCGGGACCGATATTATCCTGAACCTTAAGGCTGCAGAAAGAATCGGCTTAACTATTCCCAAAGAAGTACTAGCGAAGGCAAATAAAACCATAAAATAG
- a CDS encoding ABC transporter permease subunit has product MTTIGLGVWEQGLLWGVMVLGVFLTFRVLDFPDLTVDGSFTLGAAVAASIILEGHNPWVGTFLAMVSGILAGSVIGWLNTRLRISPLLSGILVMIALYSINLRRYTKRRLYRRPYACRKV; this is encoded by the coding sequence ATGACAACAATTGGCTTAGGCGTTTGGGAGCAAGGTTTACTATGGGGTGTTATGGTACTGGGGGTCTTTTTAACCTTCAGGGTCCTTGATTTTCCGGACCTGACAGTGGACGGTAGCTTTACACTAGGAGCTGCCGTGGCAGCCAGTATCATTCTTGAAGGTCATAATCCCTGGGTAGGTACCTTTTTGGCAATGGTTTCTGGCATACTGGCTGGTTCAGTTATAGGCTGGTTAAACACGCGGCTTCGTATTTCTCCTTTATTATCCGGTATCTTGGTCATGATTGCCCTGTACTCCATCAATTTACGAAGGTACACTAAGAGGCGTCTATACAGACGCCCTTATGCATGCAGGA
- a CDS encoding anaerobic glycerol-3-phosphate dehydrogenase subunit C, whose amino-acid sequence MTQGDRVALDNCIKCSICVSHCPVARVTDKFAGPKQNGPDLERFRLEEPAAVHPSIGYCSNCKTCDVVCPSGVSISVMNCKAKGEYVSLHGAPLRDKLLCRVEMMGKMSRLAPSLVNVLGGIKPLRILGEMVMGVSSKMTLPQYAPKTFLQLYKPQSLANCKGKVLYYPGCYVNYNNPEVGLALVKVLNHHNIEVMVDQFECCGLPIIANGFLDVAKGHAERNIQKLKKYAAEGYQIITTCPSCNLTLGRDYHELFDLDTSEYSVMDAFEYLDQLLEQGELKTDFCNVSLKLGYHQPCHLKAAGSGVPSLAILQRIPGLQVQDLDAGCCGLSGSYGFKKEKYPISQEIGQNITRAVQEMAVDQVITECGMCQLQIFHLTHQEVIHPIQILARAYKL is encoded by the coding sequence ATGACGCAGGGAGATCGGGTTGCTCTGGACAACTGTATAAAATGCTCTATCTGTGTGAGCCATTGCCCTGTTGCCAGGGTCACAGATAAGTTTGCTGGTCCCAAGCAGAATGGGCCAGATTTGGAACGCTTTCGGTTAGAAGAACCAGCTGCTGTACATCCATCCATTGGTTATTGCAGCAACTGCAAAACCTGCGATGTGGTTTGTCCCTCGGGGGTTAGTATATCGGTTATGAACTGTAAGGCTAAGGGAGAATATGTATCCCTGCACGGTGCCCCCTTGCGGGATAAGTTATTGTGCCGGGTGGAAATGATGGGGAAAATGTCCCGTTTGGCCCCTTCGCTGGTAAATGTATTAGGAGGTATAAAGCCCCTGAGGATACTGGGGGAAATGGTAATGGGTGTAAGCTCTAAAATGACGCTGCCTCAGTATGCCCCAAAAACTTTCTTACAACTATACAAGCCGCAAAGTTTAGCTAACTGCAAAGGAAAGGTTCTTTACTACCCCGGTTGTTATGTGAACTATAATAACCCCGAGGTGGGGCTGGCGTTAGTGAAGGTACTCAATCATCATAACATTGAAGTGATGGTGGACCAGTTTGAGTGTTGTGGCCTGCCCATTATTGCCAATGGTTTTTTAGATGTGGCTAAGGGGCATGCTGAAAGAAATATCCAGAAGTTAAAAAAATATGCCGCAGAGGGCTATCAGATTATTACTACATGTCCCAGTTGTAACCTCACCTTGGGCCGTGATTACCATGAACTCTTTGATCTGGATACCAGTGAATACAGTGTGATGGATGCCTTTGAATATTTAGATCAATTATTAGAACAAGGTGAACTAAAAACTGATTTTTGTAATGTCTCTTTAAAGCTGGGATACCACCAACCATGTCACTTGAAGGCTGCGGGTTCCGGGGTTCCCTCTCTGGCGATACTACAGCGTATACCAGGACTGCAGGTCCAGGACCTGGATGCTGGTTGCTGTGGCCTTTCCGGAAGCTATGGCTTTAAGAAAGAAAAATATCCAATTAGTCAAGAGATTGGTCAAAATATAACTAGGGCGGTACAGGAAATGGCCGTAGATCAGGTAATTACGGAGTGCGGCATGTGTCAGTTACAAATTTTTCATCTTACACACCAAGAGGTTATTCACCCCATTCAAATATTAGCCCGGGCCTATAAACTTTAG
- the glpA gene encoding anaerobic glycerol-3-phosphate dehydrogenase subunit GlpA: MTTDRAQVVVIGGGATGTGILRDLALRGISGILVEQGDLAHGTSSRFHGLLHSGARYAVKDKEAARECIEENMILRKIAPNCVEETGGLFVQLKEDDPSYTDKWISSCAQAGIPTEEVEIGELRRTYPVLSPDIVRAFRVPDCAVDGFRVLWSNVNSARQYGGQVLTYHKLIGIKQSNGKICGVEVANQLTGEHKYIECQLVINAAGAWAGEVAAMAGLEVNVIKDKGTLVAYNHRLTNQVVNRLRPPGDGDIFVPHGTITILGTTSITVDEPSCSKPGQQEVLDLIKIGSEMIPELQNFRMIRAFAGVRPLYQAGNGAVGRAVTRNFALLDHQQQDGLNGLVSIVGGKFTTFRLMAEKTVDMAAQKLGVDAPSRTAEEPLTNPISKEILERGKKVFGVAGAKKAADRLGDNFVKVLEEAEKEPHKCKVFCECEAVSLAEIDFVARDGDSFTLGDIRRKTRLGMGTCQGTFCSYRTLGALSSYDWTRNHKEFLTKFLQKRWKGIRPVMWGQQMREAQLSTAIYCTLFGMERMK, translated from the coding sequence ATGACAACGGATAGAGCTCAGGTGGTTGTAATCGGAGGAGGTGCTACCGGAACAGGTATTTTAAGGGACCTGGCCCTCAGAGGTATTTCTGGCATACTGGTGGAACAGGGGGACCTGGCCCATGGTACCAGCTCCCGATTCCACGGGCTGCTACACAGTGGTGCCCGCTACGCCGTTAAAGATAAAGAGGCAGCCCGGGAGTGCATAGAAGAAAACATGATTCTGCGCAAAATTGCCCCGAATTGTGTGGAAGAAACAGGTGGCTTGTTTGTACAACTGAAGGAAGACGACCCGTCCTATACAGATAAGTGGATCAGTTCCTGTGCCCAAGCGGGTATTCCGACAGAGGAGGTTGAGATTGGGGAACTGCGCAGAACCTATCCGGTATTATCACCGGACATTGTCAGGGCCTTTCGGGTACCAGACTGTGCAGTGGATGGCTTCCGTGTGCTGTGGAGCAATGTTAACTCCGCCCGTCAATACGGGGGGCAGGTTTTGACTTATCATAAGTTAATCGGCATAAAGCAAAGTAACGGTAAAATTTGTGGAGTGGAAGTAGCCAACCAACTCACAGGGGAGCATAAATATATTGAGTGCCAATTGGTTATTAATGCAGCAGGGGCATGGGCCGGAGAAGTGGCTGCCATGGCAGGCTTGGAAGTAAATGTTATTAAAGATAAAGGAACTTTAGTAGCCTATAATCATCGCTTAACCAATCAGGTTGTGAATCGCTTAAGGCCACCGGGAGATGGAGATATTTTTGTTCCCCATGGAACCATTACCATTCTGGGAACCACGTCAATCACGGTGGATGAACCATCCTGCAGTAAGCCGGGACAGCAAGAGGTACTGGATTTAATAAAAATTGGCAGTGAGATGATCCCTGAACTCCAGAATTTCCGTATGATTAGAGCCTTTGCTGGTGTAAGACCGTTATACCAGGCTGGTAATGGAGCAGTCGGTAGAGCGGTAACCAGAAACTTTGCGCTGCTGGATCACCAACAGCAGGATGGACTCAATGGTTTGGTTAGTATCGTAGGAGGAAAATTTACAACCTTCAGACTGATGGCCGAGAAGACCGTGGATATGGCAGCCCAAAAGCTTGGGGTAGATGCACCCAGTCGTACGGCGGAGGAACCACTCACCAACCCAATTTCGAAGGAAATACTGGAACGGGGCAAAAAGGTTTTTGGTGTTGCCGGTGCTAAGAAGGCTGCGGATCGATTAGGCGATAATTTTGTAAAAGTTTTAGAAGAAGCAGAAAAGGAGCCCCATAAGTGTAAAGTATTTTGTGAGTGTGAAGCCGTAAGTCTTGCCGAAATAGACTTTGTAGCCAGGGACGGGGACAGTTTTACCCTGGGTGATATTAGAAGAAAAACAAGACTAGGTATGGGTACCTGTCAGGGAACCTTTTGCAGTTACCGTACCCTGGGAGCCCTTAGTAGTTATGATTGGACCCGTAATCACAAGGAATTTTTAACCAAATTTCTGCAGAAACGTTGGAAGGGGATCCGACCGGTAATGTGGGGGCAGCAAATGAGAGAAGCTCAGCTGTCCACTGCAATTTACTGTACATTATTTGGCATGGAGAGAATGAAATGA
- a CDS encoding MIP/aquaporin family protein: MTPFLAEIIGTMILIILGDGVVAGVLLKKSKAENSGWIVITAGWGLAVAMAVYAVGGFSGAHLNPAVTIGLAAIGSFPWADVPSYILAQFIGAFLGGVIVWLHYLPHWKETNDPGAKLGIFCTGPGIRDNFGNLVSEIIGTFILVLGILAIGANKFADGINPFIVGLLIVSIGLSLGGTTGYAINPARDLGPRIAHAVLPIAGKGNSDWGYSWIPVVGPVIGGVLGALFYKAFFLA, from the coding sequence ATGACACCATTTTTGGCGGAAATTATTGGTACAATGATTTTAATTATCTTAGGTGACGGTGTTGTTGCTGGTGTTTTACTTAAAAAATCTAAGGCAGAAAACAGTGGTTGGATTGTTATCACAGCGGGTTGGGGTTTAGCCGTAGCAATGGCTGTCTATGCAGTTGGCGGCTTTAGTGGAGCCCACTTGAACCCGGCGGTAACCATAGGTCTTGCGGCAATTGGTAGTTTTCCCTGGGCGGATGTACCATCTTATATCTTGGCTCAATTTATCGGTGCTTTCCTGGGTGGTGTCATTGTGTGGCTTCATTATTTGCCTCACTGGAAAGAAACCAATGACCCAGGAGCAAAATTGGGTATCTTTTGTACAGGACCTGGCATCCGTGACAACTTTGGCAACTTAGTGAGTGAAATTATTGGTACCTTTATTCTGGTGTTAGGTATTCTGGCCATTGGAGCAAATAAATTCGCTGATGGTATCAACCCATTCATTGTTGGTCTTTTGATCGTTTCCATTGGTTTATCCTTAGGTGGTACCACAGGTTATGCCATTAACCCTGCCCGTGACCTGGGACCCCGTATCGCCCATGCAGTGTTGCCCATTGCAGGTAAGGGAAATTCTGATTGGGGGTATTCCTGGATTCCCGTTGTAGGACCAGTTATTGGTGGTGTATTGGGAGCACTGTTCTATAAAGCCTTCTTTTTAGCCTAG